The following coding sequences are from one Panicum hallii strain FIL2 chromosome 5, PHallii_v3.1, whole genome shotgun sequence window:
- the LOC112895686 gene encoding structural maintenance of chromosomes protein 2-1-like isoform X1, giving the protein MHIKEVTLEGFKSYAGRTVVSGFDPLFNAITGLNGSGKSNILDSICFVLGITDLRQVRAASLQELVYKQGQAGVTKATVSIVFDNSDRSRSPLGYEDSPEITVTRQIVVGGRNKYLINGHVAQPSRVQTLFHSVQLNVNNPHFLIMQGRITKVLNMKPPEILSMLEEAAGTRMYEMKKESALKTLEKKQNKVDEINKLLDVEILPALEKLRKERCQYMKWANGNAELDRLKRFCIAYEFVQAERVRDGALNDVKKIRAKILELDENTEKLKADIQEMDKNISTLAAEKEAKLGGEMKALSEKVDKLSHALIKETSVMNNQEETLKSEEKGAEKILKNIEDIKRSMIERDAAVKDLEDGASDMKRKAEDLTKKLDENEKEYQGVLAGKSNVNEKKCLEDQLRDAKAAVGEAESGLKQLNTKISHSEKELKEKKALLVSKRDEATAAENELKARTKDLEAIKTSMGSINYDEGQMEALQKDRSTELEMVQNLKDRVRKLSGELANVHFTYRDPERNFDRSKVKGVVARLIRIKDSSAATALEVAAGGRLFNVVVDTEDTGKKLLKNGDLQSRVTIIPLNKIQTYTIPDRVQQAARRLVGPDNVTLALELVGYGEEVKNAVSYVFGSTFVCRDSEAAKEVAFNREVGSTSVTLDGDTYQPSGLLTGGSKGGRGNLLRKLDELAKAEVDLSNHEKRLSVIEQQIGALLPLQKRYTELKSQFELKSYDLSLFHKRVEQNEHHKLGELVKKIEQELQESKQELTEKQVQYEKCVSTVLELEQTIKTYGTEREGRLKALEKRIKSLKSEMQTMSKQLKAHESERERLIMEKDAVANELANLEEQLSTSKAQIASLSETLEKQKDKVTSIKQDYDQAEGELNVGRSKLKECDSQINHMAKEQQKLQQQLSDSNVERKKMENEAKRMEIEQKDCSSIVDKLVEKYSWISTEKQLFGKSGTDYDFESCEPHKAREELENLQAQQSSLEKRVNKKVMAMFEKAEDEYNDLMSKKNIIENDKAKIKKVIEELDEKKKETLKVTWLKVNKDFGSIFSTLLPGTMAKLDPPEGGTFLDGLEVRVAFGTVWKQSLSELSGGQRSLLALSLILALLLFKPAPLYILDEVDAALDLSHTQNIGRMIKAHFPHSQFIVVSLKEGMFNNANVIFRTKFVDGVSTVTRTVPSKQR; this is encoded by the exons ATGCACATCAAGGAGGTAACCCTCGAGGGGTTCAAGTCGTACGCGGGGCGGACGGTGGTGTCGGGGTTCGACCCACTGTTCAACGCCATCACCGGGCTCAACGGCTCCGGCAAGTCCAACATCCTCGACTCCATCTGCTTCGTGCTCGGCATCACCGACCTCCGCCAGGTCCGCGCCGCCTCGCTCCAGGAGCTCGTCTATAAGCAGGGTCAGGCCGGGGTCACCAAGGCCACCGTCTCCATCGTCTTCGACAACTCCGACCGCTCCCGCTCCCCGCTCGGTTACGAGGACTCGCCCGAGATCACCGTCACGCGCCAG ATTGTAGTTGGTGGACGGAACAAATACCTTATCAATGGCCATGTTGCCCAACCTTCCCGGGTGCAGACTCTTTTCCACTCAGTGCAGCTTAATGTAAACAATCCTCATTTTCTAATTATGCAAGGGCGCATAACAAAAGTTCTCAACATGAAGCCTCCAGAAATTTTGTCCATGTTAGAAGAGGCAGCAGGCACACGAATGTATGAAATGAAGAAAGAATCTGCTCTTAAGACACTTGAGAAGAAACAGAACAAAGTTGATGAGATTAATAAACTTCTTGATGTTGAAATCCTTCCTGCACTAGAGAAGCTTAGGAAAGAGCGGTGCCAGTACATGAAATGGGCTAATGGCAATGCTGAACTGGATCGGCTCAAAAGGTTCTGTATCGCCTATGAGTTTGTTCAGGCGGAGAGAGTGCGAGATGGCGCACTCAATGACGTCAAAAAAATCAGGGCAAAGATTCTTGAGCTGGATGAAAATACAGAAAAGCTAAAAGCAGATATACAGGAAATGGACAAGAACATTTCTACCTTGGCTGCTGAAAAGGAAGCTAAACTTGGTGGTGAGATGAAGGCTTTGTCAGAGAAAGTGGATAAACTATCACATGCACTTATTAAGGAAACTTCTGTGATGAATAATCAAGAGGAAACCCTGAAGTCCGAGGAAAAGGGAGCTGAGAAG ATTCTCAAAAACATCGAAGACATAAAAAGATCTATGATCGAGAGAGATGCTGCTGTAAAAGACTTAGAGGATGGGGCGTCTGACATGAAAAGGAAAGCAGAGGATCTGACAAAGAAGTTAGACGAGAATGAGAAAGAATATCAG GGTGTGCTAGCAGGAAAAAGTAACGTAAATGAGAAGAAATGCCTCGAAGATCAACTTAGGGATGCTAAAGCTGCAGTTGGAGAGGCAGAATCTGGATTAAAGCAGCTGAATACAAAAATAAGTCATTCTGAGAAGGAGCTTAAGGAGAAAAAAGCTCTTTTAGTATCCAAGCGTGATGAGGCTACTGCTGCTGAGAATGAACTGAAAGCAAGGACAAAAGACTTGGAAGCTATCAAGACATCCATGGGATCTATCAATTATGATGAGGGCCAGATGGAAGCTTTGCAAAAG GACCGGTCTACAGAGTTGGAAATGGTTCAGAATTTGAAAGACCGTGTTCGTAAGCTTTCGGGTGAACTTGCTAATGTTCACTTCACTTATCGAGACCCTGAAAGGAATTTTGACAGATCAAAAGTCAAAGGGGTTGTTGCACGTCTTATTAGAATAAAGGATAGCTCAGCAGCAACAGCACTGGAG GTTGCTGCAGGTGGAAGGCTATTCAATGTGGTTGTTGACACAGAGGACACTGGGAAGAAATTACTGAAAAATGGGGATCTCCAAAGTAGAGTAACCATCATACCTTTGAACAAAATCCAAACATACACAATACCTGATAGAGTTCAGCAGGCGGCTCGTAGACTG GTTGGTCCTGACAATGTAACATTAGCTCTAGAATTGGTTGGATATGGCGAGGAAGTAAAG AATGCTGTGTCTTATGTATTTGGCTCAACATTCGTGTGTCGTGATTCGGAGGCAGCAAAAGAG GTTGCATTTAATAGGGAAGTTGGCAGTACTAGTGTGACTCTCGACGGTGACACTTATCAGCCTAGTGGCCTTTTGACCGGAGGCAGTAAAGG AGGTAGAGGGAATTTACTACGGAAACTCGACGAATTGGCTAAAGCTGAGGTTGATCTATCCAATCATGAGAAAAGGCTCTCTGTCATTGAACAACAG ATTGGAGCCCTTCTACCATTGCAGAAAAGGTACACTGAGTTGAAATCTCAGTTTGAACTCAAGTCATATGATCTCTCGTTATTTCATAAAAGAGTTGAGCAAAATGAACATCACAAG TTAGGTGAACTCGTAAAGAAAATTGAACAAGAGCTTCAAGAATCAAAACAAGAGTTGACAGAAAAGCAAGTGCAGTATGAAAAATGTGTATCAACGGTTTTGGAGTTAGAACAAACGATCAAGACTTATGGCACTGAGCGTGAAGGCAGACTCAAAGCACTGGAAAAAAGGATCAAATCATTGAAATCGGAGATGCAGACTATGTCAAAGCAATTAAAG GCTCATGAAAGTGAGAGGGAGAGGCTGATCATGGAGAAAGATGCAGTTGCTAATGAGCTTGCTAATCTAGAAGAGCAGTTATCAACTTCAAAAGCTCAAATTGCTTCTCTGTCTGAAACCTTGGAAAAACAAAAGGACAAG GTTACTTCCATAAAGCAAGATTACGATCAAGCTGAAGGTGAGCTCAATGTTGGGCGTTCGAAACTGAAGGAATGTGACTCGCAGATAAACCACATGGCCAAGGAACAGCAGAAACTTCAACAACAATTAAGTGATTCAAATGTTGAAAGGAAGAAAATGGAAAATGAG GCTAAGAGGATGGAGATAGAGCAGAAGGATTGCTCTTCAATAGTTGATAAGCTAGTGGAGAAGTATAGTTGGATTTCAACTGAGAAACAGTTGTTTGGAAAAAGTGGTACAGATTATGATTTTGAATCTTGTGAACCCCATAAAGCCCGAGAGGAATTAGAAAATCTTCAAGCTCAACAATCCAG TCTTGAGAAAAGGGTCAATAAGAAAGTTATGGCTATGTTTGAGAAGGCAGAGGATGAGTACAACGATTTGATGTCAAAGAAAAACATCATCGAG AATGACAAGGCAAAAATCAAGAAAGTGATAGAAGAGTTGgatgagaagaagaaggaaaccttGAAAGTCACATGGCTCAAAGTAAACAA GGATTTTGGATCTATATTCAGTACTCTTCTACCTGGTACAATGGCAAAACTTGATCCTCCAGAAGGTGGTACTTTCTTGGATGGTCTTGAAGTTCGTGTAGCATTTGGGACAGTTTGGAAGCAGTCTCTATCTGAACTTAGTGGAGGGCAACGGTCCCTTCTCGCTCTTAGTCTTATCCTGGCACTGCTGCTTTTCAAACCTGCACCACTTTACATATTGGATGAG GTTGATGCTGCCCTTGATCTGAGCCATACCCAAAACATTGGTAGAATGATCAAGGCTCATTTTCCACACTCACAG TTCATAGTTGTCTCACTTAAAGAGGGTATGTTCAACAACGCCAACGTAATATTCCGGACAAAATTTGTTGATGGTGTGTCCACTGTGACGCGAACAGTGCCTTCGAAACAGAGATGA
- the LOC112895686 gene encoding structural maintenance of chromosomes protein 2-1-like isoform X2, with product MLLRFSSFKSRHGWLPLKESEIVVGGRNKYLINGHVAQPSRVQTLFHSVQLNVNNPHFLIMQGRITKVLNMKPPEILSMLEEAAGTRMYEMKKESALKTLEKKQNKVDEINKLLDVEILPALEKLRKERCQYMKWANGNAELDRLKRFCIAYEFVQAERVRDGALNDVKKIRAKILELDENTEKLKADIQEMDKNISTLAAEKEAKLGGEMKALSEKVDKLSHALIKETSVMNNQEETLKSEEKGAEKILKNIEDIKRSMIERDAAVKDLEDGASDMKRKAEDLTKKLDENEKEYQGVLAGKSNVNEKKCLEDQLRDAKAAVGEAESGLKQLNTKISHSEKELKEKKALLVSKRDEATAAENELKARTKDLEAIKTSMGSINYDEGQMEALQKDRSTELEMVQNLKDRVRKLSGELANVHFTYRDPERNFDRSKVKGVVARLIRIKDSSAATALEVAAGGRLFNVVVDTEDTGKKLLKNGDLQSRVTIIPLNKIQTYTIPDRVQQAARRLVGPDNVTLALELVGYGEEVKNAVSYVFGSTFVCRDSEAAKEVAFNREVGSTSVTLDGDTYQPSGLLTGGSKGGRGNLLRKLDELAKAEVDLSNHEKRLSVIEQQIGALLPLQKRYTELKSQFELKSYDLSLFHKRVEQNEHHKLGELVKKIEQELQESKQELTEKQVQYEKCVSTVLELEQTIKTYGTEREGRLKALEKRIKSLKSEMQTMSKQLKAHESERERLIMEKDAVANELANLEEQLSTSKAQIASLSETLEKQKDKVTSIKQDYDQAEGELNVGRSKLKECDSQINHMAKEQQKLQQQLSDSNVERKKMENEAKRMEIEQKDCSSIVDKLVEKYSWISTEKQLFGKSGTDYDFESCEPHKAREELENLQAQQSSLEKRVNKKVMAMFEKAEDEYNDLMSKKNIIENDKAKIKKVIEELDEKKKETLKVTWLKVNKDFGSIFSTLLPGTMAKLDPPEGGTFLDGLEVRVAFGTVWKQSLSELSGGQRSLLALSLILALLLFKPAPLYILDEVDAALDLSHTQNIGRMIKAHFPHSQFIVVSLKEGMFNNANVIFRTKFVDGVSTVTRTVPSKQR from the exons ATGCTGTTGAGGTTTTCGTCATTCAAAAGCAGACATGGATGGTTGCCACTGAAAGAATCAGAG ATTGTAGTTGGTGGACGGAACAAATACCTTATCAATGGCCATGTTGCCCAACCTTCCCGGGTGCAGACTCTTTTCCACTCAGTGCAGCTTAATGTAAACAATCCTCATTTTCTAATTATGCAAGGGCGCATAACAAAAGTTCTCAACATGAAGCCTCCAGAAATTTTGTCCATGTTAGAAGAGGCAGCAGGCACACGAATGTATGAAATGAAGAAAGAATCTGCTCTTAAGACACTTGAGAAGAAACAGAACAAAGTTGATGAGATTAATAAACTTCTTGATGTTGAAATCCTTCCTGCACTAGAGAAGCTTAGGAAAGAGCGGTGCCAGTACATGAAATGGGCTAATGGCAATGCTGAACTGGATCGGCTCAAAAGGTTCTGTATCGCCTATGAGTTTGTTCAGGCGGAGAGAGTGCGAGATGGCGCACTCAATGACGTCAAAAAAATCAGGGCAAAGATTCTTGAGCTGGATGAAAATACAGAAAAGCTAAAAGCAGATATACAGGAAATGGACAAGAACATTTCTACCTTGGCTGCTGAAAAGGAAGCTAAACTTGGTGGTGAGATGAAGGCTTTGTCAGAGAAAGTGGATAAACTATCACATGCACTTATTAAGGAAACTTCTGTGATGAATAATCAAGAGGAAACCCTGAAGTCCGAGGAAAAGGGAGCTGAGAAG ATTCTCAAAAACATCGAAGACATAAAAAGATCTATGATCGAGAGAGATGCTGCTGTAAAAGACTTAGAGGATGGGGCGTCTGACATGAAAAGGAAAGCAGAGGATCTGACAAAGAAGTTAGACGAGAATGAGAAAGAATATCAG GGTGTGCTAGCAGGAAAAAGTAACGTAAATGAGAAGAAATGCCTCGAAGATCAACTTAGGGATGCTAAAGCTGCAGTTGGAGAGGCAGAATCTGGATTAAAGCAGCTGAATACAAAAATAAGTCATTCTGAGAAGGAGCTTAAGGAGAAAAAAGCTCTTTTAGTATCCAAGCGTGATGAGGCTACTGCTGCTGAGAATGAACTGAAAGCAAGGACAAAAGACTTGGAAGCTATCAAGACATCCATGGGATCTATCAATTATGATGAGGGCCAGATGGAAGCTTTGCAAAAG GACCGGTCTACAGAGTTGGAAATGGTTCAGAATTTGAAAGACCGTGTTCGTAAGCTTTCGGGTGAACTTGCTAATGTTCACTTCACTTATCGAGACCCTGAAAGGAATTTTGACAGATCAAAAGTCAAAGGGGTTGTTGCACGTCTTATTAGAATAAAGGATAGCTCAGCAGCAACAGCACTGGAG GTTGCTGCAGGTGGAAGGCTATTCAATGTGGTTGTTGACACAGAGGACACTGGGAAGAAATTACTGAAAAATGGGGATCTCCAAAGTAGAGTAACCATCATACCTTTGAACAAAATCCAAACATACACAATACCTGATAGAGTTCAGCAGGCGGCTCGTAGACTG GTTGGTCCTGACAATGTAACATTAGCTCTAGAATTGGTTGGATATGGCGAGGAAGTAAAG AATGCTGTGTCTTATGTATTTGGCTCAACATTCGTGTGTCGTGATTCGGAGGCAGCAAAAGAG GTTGCATTTAATAGGGAAGTTGGCAGTACTAGTGTGACTCTCGACGGTGACACTTATCAGCCTAGTGGCCTTTTGACCGGAGGCAGTAAAGG AGGTAGAGGGAATTTACTACGGAAACTCGACGAATTGGCTAAAGCTGAGGTTGATCTATCCAATCATGAGAAAAGGCTCTCTGTCATTGAACAACAG ATTGGAGCCCTTCTACCATTGCAGAAAAGGTACACTGAGTTGAAATCTCAGTTTGAACTCAAGTCATATGATCTCTCGTTATTTCATAAAAGAGTTGAGCAAAATGAACATCACAAG TTAGGTGAACTCGTAAAGAAAATTGAACAAGAGCTTCAAGAATCAAAACAAGAGTTGACAGAAAAGCAAGTGCAGTATGAAAAATGTGTATCAACGGTTTTGGAGTTAGAACAAACGATCAAGACTTATGGCACTGAGCGTGAAGGCAGACTCAAAGCACTGGAAAAAAGGATCAAATCATTGAAATCGGAGATGCAGACTATGTCAAAGCAATTAAAG GCTCATGAAAGTGAGAGGGAGAGGCTGATCATGGAGAAAGATGCAGTTGCTAATGAGCTTGCTAATCTAGAAGAGCAGTTATCAACTTCAAAAGCTCAAATTGCTTCTCTGTCTGAAACCTTGGAAAAACAAAAGGACAAG GTTACTTCCATAAAGCAAGATTACGATCAAGCTGAAGGTGAGCTCAATGTTGGGCGTTCGAAACTGAAGGAATGTGACTCGCAGATAAACCACATGGCCAAGGAACAGCAGAAACTTCAACAACAATTAAGTGATTCAAATGTTGAAAGGAAGAAAATGGAAAATGAG GCTAAGAGGATGGAGATAGAGCAGAAGGATTGCTCTTCAATAGTTGATAAGCTAGTGGAGAAGTATAGTTGGATTTCAACTGAGAAACAGTTGTTTGGAAAAAGTGGTACAGATTATGATTTTGAATCTTGTGAACCCCATAAAGCCCGAGAGGAATTAGAAAATCTTCAAGCTCAACAATCCAG TCTTGAGAAAAGGGTCAATAAGAAAGTTATGGCTATGTTTGAGAAGGCAGAGGATGAGTACAACGATTTGATGTCAAAGAAAAACATCATCGAG AATGACAAGGCAAAAATCAAGAAAGTGATAGAAGAGTTGgatgagaagaagaaggaaaccttGAAAGTCACATGGCTCAAAGTAAACAA GGATTTTGGATCTATATTCAGTACTCTTCTACCTGGTACAATGGCAAAACTTGATCCTCCAGAAGGTGGTACTTTCTTGGATGGTCTTGAAGTTCGTGTAGCATTTGGGACAGTTTGGAAGCAGTCTCTATCTGAACTTAGTGGAGGGCAACGGTCCCTTCTCGCTCTTAGTCTTATCCTGGCACTGCTGCTTTTCAAACCTGCACCACTTTACATATTGGATGAG GTTGATGCTGCCCTTGATCTGAGCCATACCCAAAACATTGGTAGAATGATCAAGGCTCATTTTCCACACTCACAG TTCATAGTTGTCTCACTTAAAGAGGGTATGTTCAACAACGCCAACGTAATATTCCGGACAAAATTTGTTGATGGTGTGTCCACTGTGACGCGAACAGTGCCTTCGAAACAGAGATGA
- the LOC112894220 gene encoding uncharacterized protein LOC112894220 isoform X1 yields the protein MAAAVGAVVRRLHAAAVQPPRLTKLALHAPKSVEVEFADGSSFHLSAEFLRVYSPAADSKIRSVRGEKKKKSVFTVEIMSDQVIFGRRHVGIMSAESVGNYGVRILFDDLHKTGIFTWDYLHHLGSNKFSLMRSYIRTLRKHGLSRDPQRRK from the exons CCGGCGGCTGCACGCGGCGGCGGTGCAGCCCCCGCGCCTGACGAAGCTCGCGCTGCATGCGCCCAAATCC GTTGAGGTTGAATTCGCAGATGGTAGCTCATTTCATTTGTCAGCAGAGTTTCTCAGAGTATACAGCCCAGCAGCTGATAGCAAAATCAGATCAGTGCGCGGTGAAAAG aaaaaaaaatctgttTTTACAGTGGAGATCATGTCCGATCAGGTTATATTCGGGCGACGGCATGTTGGAATCATGTCAGCTGAATCCGTAGGGAACTATGGAGTCCG GATACTCTTCGATGATTTGCACAAGACAGGGATCTTCACATGGGATTACTTGCATCATCTGGGTTCTAATAAGTTCAGTTTGATGCGAAGTTACATCAGAACTTTGAGAAAGCACGGACTCAGTCGGGATCCCCAAAGAAGGAAATGA
- the LOC112894220 gene encoding uncharacterized protein LOC112894220 isoform X2, which produces MAAAVGAVVRRLHAAAVQPPRLTKLALHAPKSVEVEFADGSSFHLSAEFLRVYSPAADSKIRSVRGEKVIFGRRHVGIMSAESVGNYGVRILFDDLHKTGIFTWDYLHHLGSNKFSLMRSYIRTLRKHGLSRDPQRRK; this is translated from the exons CCGGCGGCTGCACGCGGCGGCGGTGCAGCCCCCGCGCCTGACGAAGCTCGCGCTGCATGCGCCCAAATCC GTTGAGGTTGAATTCGCAGATGGTAGCTCATTTCATTTGTCAGCAGAGTTTCTCAGAGTATACAGCCCAGCAGCTGATAGCAAAATCAGATCAGTGCGCGGTGAAAAG GTTATATTCGGGCGACGGCATGTTGGAATCATGTCAGCTGAATCCGTAGGGAACTATGGAGTCCG GATACTCTTCGATGATTTGCACAAGACAGGGATCTTCACATGGGATTACTTGCATCATCTGGGTTCTAATAAGTTCAGTTTGATGCGAAGTTACATCAGAACTTTGAGAAAGCACGGACTCAGTCGGGATCCCCAAAGAAGGAAATGA